The following proteins are co-located in the Uloborus diversus isolate 005 unplaced genomic scaffold, Udiv.v.3.1 scaffold_574, whole genome shotgun sequence genome:
- the LOC129233640 gene encoding ecto-NOX disulfide-thiol exchanger 2-like, whose amino-acid sequence MENVNTSESEESLCGSYFGSPSPQESLTSGSPCIQWNDGQREQRNGKKCDRDRYREFNRSRPYHLKNGYHPCADSVETSSREPHQVQQPLQQETSQSLPTSQQSTSTLVDPAYGYNQADHTYLDGNRRALSMMPANNHYPAPWGMNPMDMSLNSVATALPVTSGIEMGPSTSSGMNPYAYMGMSGDGSMYGMMGMGNYCQYGIGGAETGIIFPPKEIITLTKSVMYPPEPKDKPRTVRDRPLGCKTIFVGMLPEKTTEEIIREIFERCGKISVIRMSKKNFCHIRFTEECHVDNAIYLSGYKLKIENKDDAAYCNRVLVDFANARDDQYEYECRQRKAQREARHKEQMEQEAYRVPTPLPVVQYSDHEATILGEKLRGEDTFQEAVSMLITWLERGECSKRNAGYFYSMIQSTNSHICRLMNEKLKYEDEVNKAKIMLKQQMQGILLQFNEIGKVFSAASSQKVWDHFTKAQRKNIEMWKKQTEEIKNAHLEEVLNDRIEDEMDVSDDDSPNQLPGKGRNDELELQEELSKLKEECDSLKCQLEASQNELMVVRSEIDQKRDNADHQVQSLKQALQGLQHEILSLNQKRVKDEAELKELRSLKSLLREEGKEDDRDTEQRDSFNFVTSVCVSSVSLSNIENEARLIGLISTFLNVHPFGASIDHICSYLHQIDCTVRARDVESLMKRFPLIFKEESTGIGASLEKKWTFSGFK is encoded by the coding sequence ATGGAAAATGTTAATACTTCTGAATCTGAGGAAAGTCTCTGTGGATCATATTTTGGTTCTCCATCACCTCAAGAAAGCTTAACTTCTGGCAGTCCATGTATTCAGTGGAATGATGGACAACGAGAGCAGAGAAATGGTAAGAAATGTGATCGTGATCGGTATCGCGAATTTAATAGAAGTCGACCATACCATTTAAAAAATGGATACCATCCCTGTGCTGACAGTGTTGAAACTAGTAGTAGAGAACCTCATCAGGTACAACAACCTTTGCAGCAGGAAACATCTCAGTCATTACCTACTTCTCAACAGTCAACTTCTACGCTTGTTGATCCAGCTTATGGGTATAATCAAGCCGATCACACATATCTAGACGGTAACAGGAGAGCACTTTCCATGATGCCTGCCAATAATCATTATCCAGCCCCTTGGGGTATGAATCCCATGGATATGTCTCTCAATTCAGTTGCAACTGCTTTACCTGTTACATCTGGTATAGAAATGGGTCCTAGTACTAGCTCAGGTATGAATCCTTATGCTTATATGGGCATGTCTGGGGATGGCAGTATGTATGGTATGATGGGTATGGGCAATTATTGCCAATATGGTATAGGTGGAGCAGAAACAGGTATCATTTTTCCTCCAAAAGAAATAATCACTCTCACGAAAAGTGTTATGTATCCGCCTGAGCCCAAGGACAAACCCCGAACCGTACGAGATAGACCTCTTggatgcaaaacaatttttgttggcATGTTACCGGAAAAAACTACTGAAGAAATTATTAGGGAAATTTTTgagcgttgtggaaaaatatcaGTTATTCGTATGAGTAAGAAAAATTTCTGTCACATAAGGTTTACTGAAGAATGCCATGTTGATAATGCTATTTATTTGTCTGGTTacaaacttaaaattgaaaacaaggATGATGCAGCATATTGTAACAGAGTACTTGTCGATTTTGCTAATGCTAGGGATGACCAATATGAATATGAATGTCGACAAAGAAAAGCACAAAGAGAAGCTCGTCATAAAGAGCAAATGGAACAGGAAGCTTATCGTGTTCCAACCCCACTACCAGTTGTACAATATTCAGATCATGAAGCTACAATATTGGGGGAAAAATTACGTGGTGAAGATACATTTCAAGAAGCAGTTAGTATGTTAATAACATGGTTAGAAAGAGGAGAATGTAGTAAGAGGAATGCTGGATACTTTTATTCAATGATCCAAAGTACAAACAGTCATATATGTAGATTAATGAATGAAAAGCTTAAGTATGAAGACGAGGTGAACAAAGCGAAAATAATGTTAAAACAGCAAATGCAGGgtattttattacaatttaatgaaattggtaaAGTTTTCTCTGCTGCAAGTTCACAGAAAGTTTGGGATCACTTTACAAAAGCTCAACGAAAAAATATTGAGATGTGGAAAAAACAAACAGAAGAGATTAAGAATGCCCATTTGGAAGAAGTTTTAAATGATCGTATTGAAGACGAAATGGATGTCAGCGATGATGATTCTCCTAATCAGCTACCAGGAAAAGGAAGAAATGATGAACTAGAATTGCAAGAAGAACTAAGCAAGCTAAAAGAAGAATGTGATTCATTGAAATGTCAACTGGAAGCTTCCCAAAATGAATTAATGGTAGTACGTTCAGAAATTGATCAAAAACGTGACAATGCTGATCATCAAGTTCAATCTTTGAAACAAGCTCTTCAAGGATTACAGCATGAGATTCTGTCACTGAATCAAAAACGTGTAAAGGATGAAGCAGAACTGAAAGAGTTGAGGAGTCTGAAATCATTATTACGAGAGGAAGGAAAAGAAGATGATCGTGATACTGAACAGAGAGATtcctttaattttgtcacttcagtCTGTGTTTCATCAGTTTCCCTAAGCAACATTGAGAATGAAGCTCGCTTAATTGGCctaatttctacttttttaaatgttcaccCATTTGGTGCTAGCATTGATCATATTTGTTCCTACTTGCATCAGATTGATTGCACTGTTAGAGCTAGAGATGTTGAAAGTTTAATGAAGCGTTTTCCATTGATTTTCAAAGAAGAGTCCACTGGCATTGGTGCTAGTTTAGAAAAGAAGTGGACCTTTTCAGGATTCAAGTAA